Proteins encoded together in one Thermoanaerobaculum aquaticum window:
- a CDS encoding Hsp20/alpha crystallin family protein: MTSLVRWDPFKEMAAMQERMSRLFDEIWGRPRRVEEDYITGSWLPAVDVKESKDALEISVELPGVDPKDVEVTVEGGVLSIRGSRKFEKAEEGETYHRVERSYGSFERTFTLPSNVNPDKISASYKLGVLHLTLPKREEAKPKAIPVKVEEK, encoded by the coding sequence ATGACCAGCCTGGTTCGTTGGGATCCCTTCAAAGAAATGGCCGCCATGCAGGAGCGGATGAGCAGGCTCTTTGACGAGATCTGGGGCCGTCCTCGCCGGGTGGAGGAGGACTACATCACCGGCAGCTGGTTGCCCGCGGTGGATGTGAAGGAGAGCAAGGACGCCCTGGAGATTTCCGTAGAGCTTCCTGGCGTTGATCCCAAGGATGTGGAGGTGACGGTGGAAGGTGGGGTGCTCTCCATCCGCGGATCTCGCAAGTTCGAGAAGGCGGAGGAGGGCGAAACCTACCACCGGGTGGAGCGGTCCTACGGCTCCTTCGAGCGCACCTTCACCTTGCCTTCCAACGTCAACCCCGACAAGATCAGCGCTTCCTACAAGCTGGGCGTCCTCCACTTGACCCTGCCCAAGCGCGAGGAGGCCAAACCCAAGGCCATTCCGGTCAAGGTGGAAGAGAAGTAA
- a CDS encoding amino acid ABC transporter ATP-binding protein, with the protein MVRILVRGLSKFFASRAVLEDVSLSVEPGETLVVLGPSGAGKSTLLRCVAGLSPFDAGEVQVNSWVLRPGAQGLSAGAALRQRVGFIFQDFGLFPHKRAWENVALAPRLVRKLEAETAREQALELLAKVGLAARAEAYPHQLSGGEKQRVAIARALAMAPAALLGDEITSSLDPELKWEVVETLLRLKGEGLTLLLVTHEVGLARQVADRVLLLVEGKVVEEGPTQTLLSRPRTPRGQQFLSRLLV; encoded by the coding sequence ATGGTGCGGATCCTCGTGCGGGGCTTGAGCAAGTTTTTTGCTTCCCGTGCCGTTCTGGAGGATGTGTCGCTCAGCGTGGAGCCCGGTGAAACACTGGTGGTGCTGGGTCCCTCGGGAGCGGGCAAGTCCACGTTGTTGCGTTGTGTGGCGGGACTTTCGCCTTTTGACGCCGGCGAGGTGCAGGTGAACTCCTGGGTTTTGCGCCCGGGGGCCCAGGGGCTTTCTGCGGGCGCCGCCCTCCGCCAGCGGGTGGGGTTTATCTTCCAGGATTTCGGCCTTTTCCCGCACAAGCGGGCGTGGGAAAACGTGGCGCTGGCACCGCGTTTGGTGCGCAAGCTGGAGGCCGAAACGGCCCGGGAGCAGGCGCTGGAGCTTTTGGCCAAGGTGGGCCTGGCCGCGCGGGCCGAGGCTTATCCCCACCAGCTTTCCGGTGGGGAAAAGCAGAGGGTGGCCATTGCCCGGGCGCTGGCCATGGCACCGGCGGCGCTTCTGGGCGATGAGATCACCAGCTCTTTGGACCCCGAGCTCAAGTGGGAGGTGGTGGAGACCCTGCTGCGGCTCAAGGGGGAGGGGCTCACCTTGCTTTTGGTAACCCACGAGGTGGGGCTGGCCCGGCAGGTGGCGGACCGGGTGCTGCTGCTGGTAGAAGGGAAGGTGGTGGAGGAGGGTCCCACACAAACGCTTTTGTCCCGGCCCAGGACCCCCCGTGGCCAGCAGTTCCTCTCCCGGTTGTTGGTGTAG